The Azospirillum sp. TSH100 genome includes a region encoding these proteins:
- a CDS encoding glycosyltransferase, whose translation MRSFSTRNAVLFDLTCFLSNPSRGGVQRTMAELMHHWPKDRILVPAVVDEKSTMHMISFDVLKSVEALFQFADEGRDAGLSRELVSYIDNRLEVVTESQIDACDGILLVGVACCDQQIGFYETVVSTRPGKLYAICHESDPLPGAADSSDGHVRILRRLENIAFSSRGRQRDFEALVAKRNLRTPIIIGGGADAIGDVTCTPDSRRPEFVCVGTVARRNNHFLVLDLFETMWKSGLTVRLTFVGQAGAIAPQEVERLEALCRDQPLFSWERCVSDGEMGEILRYATGLLYLGEGFGLPVLEGLRAGIPAIVSKTLPALETALGGVLAIDVGIDTLAAAVRSLLDPEVARARRQDIDRSRLPGWGDVTAKVAGWVHGSGERAEPETGLDGQAASPVICFRERFETARAIDRILGQDGPAFIDACFVELFGRRARGSEMAGWSRTAEKVLQDKLDLLLLIASSDEFIQARGAGELRKWIRGVLFHRAHPGLPYDMEPRRRLSPDDFAEAGGLQELTDPVLEECLQKYQTLLKADIENFVELCFHLLLDRPAEESFRKGYMDWLATRQTPEARKLIIKELATSPFNRERKSEAWLACMEALAEIDVFDPKQVFLHKELQTRIPSRSLFRMLMSLDDAAFIRFSLRVDFGPRDGEVKPLVLVPEHPMEPSVKAKYLLYLATLAKEARLTNGVKSWLGRIAFP comes from the coding sequence ATGCGTAGTTTTTCGACCAGGAACGCGGTGCTGTTCGATTTGACGTGTTTTCTGTCCAACCCGTCCCGTGGTGGTGTCCAGAGAACCATGGCCGAATTGATGCATCACTGGCCGAAAGACAGGATCCTCGTTCCGGCGGTGGTGGACGAGAAATCCACCATGCACATGATTTCATTCGACGTCCTGAAGTCCGTCGAAGCCCTCTTCCAGTTCGCCGATGAGGGCAGGGATGCCGGGCTTTCCCGGGAACTTGTATCCTATATCGACAATCGTCTGGAGGTGGTGACGGAGAGCCAGATCGATGCCTGCGACGGCATCCTGCTGGTCGGAGTGGCCTGTTGCGACCAGCAGATCGGTTTCTATGAGACGGTCGTATCGACAAGACCCGGGAAACTGTACGCCATCTGCCACGAGTCCGATCCGTTGCCGGGGGCGGCGGACTCCTCCGACGGCCATGTCCGTATTCTGCGGCGTCTGGAGAACATCGCTTTCTCCTCGCGCGGAAGGCAAAGAGACTTCGAAGCGCTCGTCGCGAAGCGGAACCTGCGGACTCCCATCATCATCGGCGGTGGGGCGGACGCGATCGGGGATGTGACCTGCACCCCCGACAGTCGGCGGCCGGAGTTCGTGTGCGTCGGGACCGTCGCCCGGCGCAACAACCATTTCCTGGTCCTCGACCTCTTCGAGACGATGTGGAAATCCGGTCTTACGGTCCGCCTGACCTTCGTCGGACAGGCCGGCGCCATCGCTCCGCAGGAGGTGGAGCGTCTGGAGGCGCTTTGCCGCGATCAGCCGCTGTTCTCATGGGAGCGATGCGTCTCCGATGGGGAGATGGGCGAGATCCTCCGATACGCAACGGGGCTGCTGTATCTGGGAGAGGGGTTCGGCCTGCCGGTTCTGGAGGGCCTGCGTGCCGGCATCCCGGCAATCGTTTCCAAGACCCTGCCCGCCCTGGAAACCGCCCTGGGCGGCGTGCTGGCCATCGATGTCGGCATCGACACGCTGGCCGCCGCGGTGCGCAGCCTTCTCGATCCGGAGGTTGCGAGGGCCAGGCGCCAGGACATCGACCGGAGCCGGTTGCCGGGCTGGGGCGACGTCACGGCCAAAGTCGCGGGGTGGGTCCACGGCTCCGGGGAGAGGGCCGAGCCGGAAACCGGGCTCGATGGTCAGGCGGCGTCTCCCGTCATCTGCTTCCGGGAGCGGTTCGAAACTGCGCGGGCGATCGACCGCATCCTTGGCCAGGATGGTCCGGCCTTCATCGATGCCTGCTTCGTGGAGCTTTTCGGGCGCAGGGCCCGTGGTTCGGAAATGGCCGGCTGGTCGAGGACCGCGGAGAAGGTCTTGCAGGACAAGCTCGATCTTTTGCTGCTCATCGCGTCCAGCGATGAATTCATCCAGGCCCGTGGTGCCGGGGAACTCCGGAAATGGATCCGCGGCGTCCTGTTCCACCGGGCCCATCCGGGGCTTCCCTATGACATGGAGCCCAGGCGGCGCCTTTCCCCGGACGATTTCGCGGAGGCGGGAGGCCTGCAGGAGCTGACGGACCCGGTTCTTGAGGAGTGCCTGCAGAAATACCAGACCCTTCTGAAGGCCGACATCGAGAATTTCGTGGAACTGTGTTTCCACCTTCTTCTCGATCGCCCGGCCGAGGAGAGTTTCAGGAAGGGCTATATGGACTGGCTGGCGACCCGCCAGACCCCGGAGGCCCGCAAGCTCATCATCAAGGAGCTTGCGACCTCCCCCTTCAACCGGGAGCGCAAGTCTGAGGCGTGGCTGGCCTGCATGGAAGCCCTCGCCGAAATCGACGTTTTCGATCCGAAACAGGTGTTCCTGCATAAGGAGCTTCAGACGCGCATCCCATCCCGGTCGCTGTTCAGGATGCTGATGTCGCTCGACGATGCGGCGTTCATCCGCTTCTCCCTGCGCGTCGATTTCGGGCCGCGCGACGGGGAGGTCAAGCCGCTGGTGCTGGTGCCGGAACACCCCATGGAACCCTCCGTCAAAGCGAAATACCTCCTGTATCTGGCGACGCTCGCCAAGGAGGCGCGCCTGACGAACGGCGTGAAGAGCTGGCTTGGGCGGATCGCCTTCCCGTGA